A region of Paenibacillus thiaminolyticus DNA encodes the following proteins:
- a CDS encoding DUF3906 family protein, giving the protein MYIYRLEASSAQGPFVCVVVAESEAEAFAHAEAYVTREAPGAEWTDLALLEKKRCRSGSGYVIPSR; this is encoded by the coding sequence ATGTACATATACCGGTTGGAAGCATCATCGGCGCAGGGACCGTTTGTCTGCGTCGTAGTGGCAGAGTCGGAAGCAGAAGCATTCGCGCATGCGGAAGCGTATGTGACGCGCGAAGCCCCGGGCGCAGAATGGACAGACCTGGCGTTGCTGGAAAAGAAGCGCTGCCGTTCGGGCAGCGGGTATGTCATCCCCTCCCGTTAA
- a CDS encoding ABC transporter ATP-binding protein, which yields MTNSTVQPVLEVKNLKQYFTSGFGRRKTVLKAVDDVSFTIHKGETFGLVGESGCGKTTTGRTIIRLYQPTGGEIYFNGKLISGRLSKEARQEVTRGMQMIFQDPIASLNPRMTVKEIIGEGLKINKLCKNEKEMLAMVYDILETVGLTKEHASRYPHEFSGGQRQRIGIARALITNPDLIIADEPISALDVSIQAQVLNLLNRLRKKLGLTILFIAHDLSVVKYFSDRIGVMYNGKLVELANADELYTRPLHPYTQSLLSAIPLPDPHHERNRKRIYYNPDIHDYKSERPELIEIRPGHFVYASPSEAEAYRKKISL from the coding sequence ATGACGAATTCGACGGTACAGCCGGTGCTGGAAGTGAAAAATCTGAAGCAATACTTCACGAGCGGCTTCGGACGGAGGAAAACGGTGCTGAAGGCGGTCGACGATGTCAGCTTCACGATTCACAAGGGGGAGACGTTCGGTCTCGTCGGCGAATCCGGCTGCGGCAAGACGACGACCGGCAGGACGATTATCCGTCTGTACCAGCCTACGGGCGGGGAAATTTACTTCAATGGGAAGCTGATTTCGGGTCGGTTGAGCAAGGAAGCGAGACAAGAAGTGACGCGCGGCATGCAGATGATTTTCCAGGATCCGATCGCTTCGCTGAACCCGCGCATGACGGTGAAGGAAATTATCGGGGAAGGCCTGAAAATAAACAAGCTGTGCAAGAACGAAAAAGAGATGCTTGCCATGGTCTATGACATTTTGGAGACGGTCGGCTTGACCAAAGAGCATGCGAGCCGGTACCCTCACGAATTTTCCGGAGGCCAGCGGCAGCGGATCGGCATCGCGCGGGCGCTGATTACGAATCCTGATCTGATTATCGCGGACGAGCCGATATCGGCGCTGGACGTATCGATCCAAGCCCAGGTGCTGAATCTGCTGAACCGGCTGCGGAAGAAGCTGGGGCTGACGATATTGTTCATCGCGCATGATTTGTCGGTCGTCAAATATTTCTCCGATCGGATCGGCGTCATGTACAACGGCAAGCTCGTGGAGCTGGCCAATGCCGATGAATTGTATACACGGCCGCTGCACCCGTATACGCAGTCGCTGCTGTCAGCGATACCGCTGCCGGATCCGCATCACGAGCGGAACCGCAAGCGGATATACTACAATCCGGACATCCATGATTATAAGTCGGAACGTCCGGAGTTGATTGAGATTCGGCCGGGTCATTTTGTCTATGCGTCTCCGTCGGAAGCCGAGGCATACAGGAAAAAAATATCGTTGTAG
- a CDS encoding ABC transporter ATP-binding protein: protein MTVTTNKETVLQVKDLRITFNTFAGKIHAVRGVGFELHRGETLAIVGESGSGKSVTNKAIMGILSKNANIENGSILYQGDDLTQYSERQFTRIRGSKIAMIFQDPMSSLNPIMKVGKQIMEALRAHNISRAKARERALELMIAVGIPDPEKRFEQYPFQFSGGMRQRIVIAIALASDPEILICDEPTTALDVTIQAQILDLIKQIQKERQLSVIFITHDLGVVANMADRVAVMYAGKVVEYGTVDEIFYNPKHPYTWSLLVSMPDLDTSASDELLVIPGTPPNMLYPPQGDAFAPRNRYAMRIDFEEEPPMYQVSDTHFAATWLLHPNAPPVQLPDVLKRRIAQQTERLVR from the coding sequence ATGACTGTGACAACGAACAAGGAAACGGTATTGCAGGTCAAGGACTTGCGCATTACGTTCAACACCTTTGCGGGCAAGATTCATGCCGTGCGCGGCGTAGGCTTCGAGCTGCATCGCGGAGAGACGCTGGCGATTGTCGGCGAATCGGGCTCGGGCAAATCGGTGACCAATAAAGCGATTATGGGCATTTTGTCGAAAAACGCCAATATCGAGAACGGAAGCATTCTGTATCAAGGGGATGATCTGACCCAATATTCGGAGCGGCAATTTACGCGAATCCGCGGCTCTAAAATCGCGATGATCTTTCAGGATCCGATGTCTTCGTTGAATCCGATCATGAAGGTTGGGAAGCAGATTATGGAAGCGCTCCGGGCGCACAACATCAGCAGGGCGAAGGCGCGGGAAAGAGCGCTGGAGCTGATGATAGCGGTCGGCATTCCCGATCCGGAGAAGCGGTTCGAGCAGTATCCGTTCCAATTTTCGGGAGGGATGAGACAGCGGATCGTCATCGCCATCGCGCTGGCGAGTGATCCAGAAATCCTGATCTGCGATGAACCGACGACGGCGCTGGATGTGACGATTCAGGCGCAAATTCTTGATCTGATCAAGCAAATTCAAAAAGAGCGCCAGCTATCGGTCATTTTTATTACTCATGATTTGGGCGTTGTGGCGAATATGGCGGATCGGGTAGCGGTCATGTATGCTGGCAAAGTTGTGGAATACGGCACGGTCGATGAGATTTTCTATAATCCGAAGCATCCGTATACATGGAGCCTGCTCGTCTCAATGCCCGATCTGGATACGAGCGCATCGGATGAGCTGCTCGTGATTCCGGGCACGCCGCCGAACATGCTGTACCCGCCGCAGGGAGACGCGTTCGCGCCGCGCAACCGCTATGCGATGCGCATCGACTTCGAAGAAGAGCCGCCGATGTACCAAGTGAGCGATACGCACTTCGCCGCCACATGGCTCCTTCACCCGAATGCTCCGCCCGTGCAGCTTCCCGATGTCCTGAAGCGGCGGATAGCGCAGCAAACCGAAAGGCTGGTGCGATAA
- a CDS encoding ABC transporter permease: MMNIETEKRKGQNPFELVQREKQLADQKFEGQAIGFFKDAILRFRKNKASTVAAFFIGLIIMMAIIAPLISSFTYREQNIEWTLLPPRVPGIEKLGIFDGTRTLDIQKANLDGKYKDSVVKIIDEFEMDYRGRKIPMVKAKVDMYQLKEAKDQYFWMGTDSLGRDQWTRLWKGTRISLLIGFVAVTINVLIGITYGSICGYYGGRIDMIMQRIIEILNGVPSLVLVILFVMYLGAGIMPIILAMVITGWIGMSRMIRAQFYKYKGQEYVLASRTMGAKDRALIFRHILPNAIGPIITQATLAVPGAIFTEAFLSYLGLGIAAPDPSIGVLLSDGQKLLLDHPHLTLFPAIVISILMLSFNLFGNGLRDAFDPTLRGQE; the protein is encoded by the coding sequence ATGATGAACATCGAAACGGAGAAACGCAAGGGGCAGAACCCGTTCGAGCTGGTGCAGCGCGAGAAGCAGCTTGCCGATCAGAAGTTCGAAGGCCAGGCGATCGGCTTCTTCAAGGACGCAATACTGCGTTTCCGCAAAAATAAAGCGTCCACCGTCGCCGCTTTTTTTATCGGCTTGATCATCATGATGGCGATCATCGCGCCGCTGATCAGCTCTTTTACATACCGCGAGCAGAATATTGAATGGACCTTGCTGCCGCCGCGTGTGCCGGGGATTGAGAAGCTGGGCATCTTCGACGGTACGAGGACGTTGGATATTCAAAAGGCCAATCTGGATGGGAAATATAAAGACAGCGTCGTCAAAATCATCGATGAATTCGAAATGGATTATCGCGGCCGTAAAATTCCGATGGTGAAGGCGAAAGTTGACATGTACCAATTGAAAGAAGCAAAGGATCAGTATTTTTGGATGGGCACCGATTCGCTGGGGCGTGATCAGTGGACGCGACTGTGGAAAGGGACGCGCATTTCGCTTCTGATCGGATTTGTGGCCGTTACGATTAACGTGCTCATTGGCATCACCTACGGATCGATATGCGGGTATTACGGCGGCAGGATAGACATGATTATGCAGCGGATTATCGAAATATTGAACGGTGTCCCGTCGCTTGTGCTCGTTATTCTATTTGTCATGTATTTGGGAGCGGGGATTATGCCGATCATTTTGGCGATGGTCATCACCGGCTGGATCGGGATGAGCCGGATGATTCGGGCCCAGTTCTATAAATACAAGGGGCAGGAATATGTATTGGCATCGCGAACGATGGGGGCCAAAGATCGGGCGCTTATCTTCCGGCACATCCTGCCGAACGCTATCGGTCCGATCATTACGCAAGCGACGCTTGCCGTTCCGGGAGCTATATTCACCGAGGCGTTCCTGTCTTATCTCGGATTGGGGATCGCGGCGCCCGATCCTTCGATTGGCGTTCTCCTGTCGGATGGTCAGAAATTGCTGCTCGATCATCCACATTTGACGCTGTTCCCGGCCATCGTCATCTCGATTCTGATGCTCTCGTTCAACTTGTTCGGGAACGGATTGCGAGATGCTTTTGATCCGACGCTAAGAGGACAAGAATAG
- a CDS encoding ABC transporter permease produces MLRYISQRLVAMAITLFLIISLLFFLIHSMPGSIVSDPMLPLDVKERIEAKYHLDKPLVVQYVYFLQDFLTFNFGDSIKMQPNVPVFNIIKDKLPITIQLNIFALVFTLPIGIMLGIWAALKKNTATDHTLNIMVVLFISVPSFVFAALLQYIVAFKWELVPILLSAEQSLSWTKLQSMILPVLALSFGEIAIITRYLRAELCEALNSDYMLLARTKGLTLRQATLRHAIRNSFVPLANIIIPLFFSILSGAIVIENIFGVPGLGSLMINSITALDHPLTIAIMFFYSLIGLISILVVDLSYGIIDPRIRMGGKK; encoded by the coding sequence ATGCTGCGTTACATATCGCAAAGACTGGTTGCAATGGCAATCACTTTGTTTTTGATCATCAGCCTGTTATTCTTCTTGATCCATTCGATGCCCGGGAGCATCGTAAGCGACCCGATGCTCCCGCTGGACGTGAAAGAGCGCATTGAAGCGAAATATCATTTGGACAAGCCGCTTGTTGTCCAATACGTTTATTTTTTGCAAGATTTCCTGACCTTCAATTTCGGCGACTCCATTAAGATGCAGCCGAATGTTCCGGTCTTCAATATCATTAAGGACAAGCTTCCGATCACGATTCAGCTCAATATTTTCGCGCTTGTCTTTACACTGCCGATCGGCATCATGCTCGGTATTTGGGCAGCTCTCAAGAAGAATACTGCCACGGATCATACGCTTAATATTATGGTCGTGTTGTTCATCTCGGTGCCGTCGTTCGTCTTCGCGGCCCTGCTGCAGTATATCGTCGCATTCAAATGGGAGCTGGTGCCGATCCTGCTCTCGGCGGAGCAGTCGCTGAGCTGGACGAAGCTGCAATCGATGATTTTGCCGGTTCTGGCGCTATCCTTCGGTGAAATCGCGATCATTACCCGCTATTTACGGGCGGAATTATGCGAAGCGCTCAACTCGGATTATATGCTGCTGGCCCGGACGAAGGGGCTTACCCTTAGGCAGGCGACCCTGCGTCATGCGATTCGCAACTCGTTCGTTCCGCTGGCGAATATTATTATTCCGCTGTTTTTCTCGATCTTGTCGGGAGCGATCGTCATCGAGAATATTTTTGGCGTGCCGGGGCTTGGCTCCCTGATGATCAACTCGATTACCGCTCTCGATCATCCGTTAACGATTGCCATCATGTTCTTTTATTCCTTGATCGGCTTGATCAGTATTTTGGTCGTGGACTTATCATACGGCATCATTGATCCGCGGATCCGGATGGGAGGGAAGAAATGA
- a CDS encoding peptide ABC transporter substrate-binding protein, producing MTQPKKPFLVILAMLMALTFAGCTSGGGNDASQTKQESTEGESKENTGDKEASAKPTVVRFSGLSAETFNQHTSESAETSLLMEYIYGNLLELIYDEATDNVKFVPNHAVDLPETSDNKTWTFKLKEGLKWADGTPITAHDYEYSHQMLLDPKLVNRNAFMLFDNIPVVSANSYFKGEAKWEEVGIKAKDDLTLEIVLETAMPEIDVFLVFAGGGSTSPIHKQLYEAGMNADRTATTYGTTREQVPSSGTYRLTDWVRDQYRIFEKNPDAPLKDVYTPDRIESRVVSEQSTRMQLWEKGEIEYVTISGEQFDKYGDDPRVVYTEARGVWGYYINSESKKNPILANNDLRKALFYGIDREKIVKGIFKTYKAAPYYISTLNMVGDYKEGQRYRETDEAKAIVPEGAGYDPELAKEYFDKAYAANGNKKITIEITYFDGQENMKRTAEMTEELYENLFGQDRIDIKLRAMPPSAAYDTYRDGDFDLGIGSITQNAFNPWSSMKAWRTDFPNRSHRFSSPEFDELQKRTTIGDLLLKPQERLEALAEMEKMLLDFVPQVPVFQNNNAVLYQDRIELKAKGTYFPSVEFAPLQSIIHD from the coding sequence ATGACACAGCCAAAAAAACCGTTCTTGGTGATTTTGGCCATGTTGATGGCGCTGACCTTTGCTGGTTGCACCAGCGGAGGAGGGAATGACGCCAGCCAAACGAAGCAAGAGAGCACAGAGGGGGAAAGCAAGGAAAATACCGGGGATAAGGAAGCTTCCGCGAAGCCAACCGTAGTTCGTTTCTCAGGCTTGTCGGCAGAGACATTCAACCAGCACACGAGTGAGAGTGCGGAGACGTCGTTACTAATGGAGTATATATATGGAAATTTGCTTGAATTGATCTATGACGAAGCTACAGACAATGTAAAATTTGTTCCTAACCACGCCGTTGATTTGCCCGAGACAAGCGACAACAAAACATGGACCTTCAAGCTGAAGGAAGGACTGAAATGGGCGGACGGGACACCGATAACGGCTCATGATTACGAATATTCACACCAAATGCTGCTGGATCCGAAGCTGGTCAACCGCAATGCATTCATGTTGTTCGATAACATCCCTGTTGTAAGCGCTAACAGTTATTTTAAGGGCGAGGCCAAATGGGAAGAGGTCGGCATTAAAGCAAAGGATGATCTGACTCTGGAAATCGTCCTGGAGACGGCAATGCCGGAAATCGACGTCTTCCTTGTCTTCGCAGGCGGAGGATCGACATCGCCTATTCACAAGCAGTTGTATGAAGCCGGAATGAATGCGGATAGAACCGCAACAACCTATGGCACGACGCGGGAGCAAGTCCCTTCTAGCGGGACCTACCGTCTGACGGATTGGGTGCGTGACCAGTACCGCATATTTGAGAAGAATCCGGATGCGCCGCTGAAAGACGTATATACGCCGGATCGCATCGAGAGCCGGGTCGTCTCGGAGCAGTCTACCCGCATGCAATTGTGGGAGAAGGGCGAAATTGAATATGTCACGATCAGCGGAGAGCAATTCGATAAATATGGCGACGATCCGAGGGTTGTGTATACCGAAGCCAGAGGCGTATGGGGATATTATATCAACTCGGAGTCGAAGAAAAACCCGATTCTGGCCAACAACGACCTGCGTAAAGCATTGTTCTATGGAATCGATCGCGAAAAAATAGTAAAAGGGATATTTAAAACCTACAAGGCTGCACCGTATTATATCTCCACCTTGAACATGGTAGGAGACTATAAAGAGGGTCAAAGATATCGCGAAACGGATGAGGCCAAAGCGATAGTGCCTGAAGGAGCCGGCTATGATCCGGAGCTGGCGAAGGAATACTTCGACAAAGCTTATGCGGCGAACGGCAACAAAAAGATTACGATCGAGATCACTTACTTCGACGGTCAGGAAAATATGAAGAGAACGGCCGAAATGACGGAAGAGCTGTACGAGAATCTGTTCGGCCAAGACCGGATCGACATCAAGCTGCGCGCCATGCCGCCTAGCGCCGCTTACGACACATATCGGGATGGAGATTTCGATCTCGGCATCGGCTCTATCACCCAAAATGCGTTCAACCCATGGTCCAGCATGAAGGCATGGAGAACCGATTTCCCGAACCGTTCGCATCGCTTCAGCAGTCCTGAATTCGATGAACTGCAAAAGCGCACGACGATTGGGGATTTGCTGCTGAAGCCGCAGGAAAGACTCGAAGCCTTGGCGGAAATGGAAAAAATGCTGTTGGATTTTGTTCCGCAAGTTCCGGTATTCCAAAATAATAATGCGGTGCTATATCAGGACCGGATTGAATTAAAGGCTAAAGGGACGTATTTCCCGTCGGTCGAGTTTGCTCCACTGCAATCCATTATTCATGACTAA
- a CDS encoding MFS transporter yields MDEHLKATPQSGIWGNRNYRFFLTAALISSPGYFIYIIAVEWLMLTIYESRSYLGMMLFASTFARLLFTIYGGIIADRLNRKLVVLISQWSEFLLIASILTCYLTDTLTPIFLIIVSFLFGIMDAFSGPAHSSMIVSITDKDSLQRANGLLRMAGQYSLIIGPLIGSTLIISIGFTGVFLFCMAMLLISSLLIACVRTPPQQVESTRSTTPWEDFRASLAYVRGHRILPITTGIGFLMNFFIAGPMGVMIPIMARDILQGSAFVLACLQISLGIGFILGALTTSLCKTFVRPGLMMLCFLAVVVLGYSALGFIHQFALAVCALFAIGYSIQLSNIPIFTYIQKTTEARMLGKVTAIMTSVSTALTPLSLALMSYLLHLGVELQSVVRVYGICLILITAGAFCITPLRTLTDKTSTVQQANTVHEDGVST; encoded by the coding sequence ATGGACGAGCATTTGAAAGCCACGCCCCAATCCGGTATTTGGGGCAATCGCAATTACCGCTTTTTTTTGACGGCGGCCCTTATTTCCAGTCCCGGTTATTTTATTTATATCATCGCCGTGGAATGGCTGATGCTCACGATCTACGAGTCGCGCAGTTATTTGGGCATGATGTTGTTCGCCTCTACGTTCGCCCGCCTGTTGTTTACGATCTATGGCGGAATTATTGCCGATCGGTTAAACCGGAAATTGGTCGTTCTTATCTCGCAGTGGTCGGAATTCCTTCTTATCGCGTCCATTTTGACTTGTTATCTGACCGATACGCTTACTCCGATTTTCCTGATCATCGTTTCCTTTCTGTTTGGCATTATGGACGCATTTTCCGGTCCCGCGCATTCTTCCATGATCGTCTCCATTACCGATAAAGATTCGCTGCAGCGGGCGAATGGATTGTTACGGATGGCCGGGCAATACAGCCTTATTATCGGGCCGCTCATAGGCAGTACATTAATTATTTCTATCGGATTTACTGGCGTTTTTTTGTTCTGTATGGCAATGCTTCTCATTTCTTCATTGCTTATCGCTTGCGTTCGAACCCCGCCGCAGCAGGTTGAATCCACACGCTCAACAACCCCATGGGAGGACTTTCGCGCTTCGCTTGCCTATGTTCGGGGACATCGCATTTTGCCAATTACCACCGGAATTGGTTTCCTAATGAATTTTTTTATCGCTGGGCCGATGGGAGTCATGATTCCGATTATGGCCCGGGATATTTTGCAGGGCAGCGCCTTCGTGCTTGCTTGTCTGCAGATCTCGCTCGGCATCGGATTTATACTGGGAGCGCTTACGACCTCATTGTGCAAAACGTTTGTTCGTCCCGGGCTTATGATGCTGTGCTTCCTGGCCGTCGTCGTGCTCGGCTATAGCGCACTCGGCTTCATACACCAGTTTGCGCTGGCGGTATGCGCGCTTTTTGCAATCGGCTACTCGATTCAACTATCCAATATTCCCATTTTTACATACATTCAGAAGACGACAGAGGCTCGTATGCTGGGTAAAGTGACAGCTATTATGACATCTGTATCGACTGCTTTGACTCCGTTATCTTTGGCGCTGATGTCGTATCTGTTGCATCTAGGTGTCGAACTTCAATCTGTCGTTCGTGTGTATGGAATTTGTTTGATTCTGATCACAGCGGGTGCTTTCTGTATTACTCCGCTACGAACGTTGACTGATAAGACATCTACGGTACAACAGGCAAATACAGTCCATGAAGACGGAGTATCTACATAA
- a CDS encoding radical SAM/SPASM domain-containing protein: MVITDEIAVAQNILKPSRFNVMSQDGDRLRLYNSYRGKIAVFDGDQAERVKSVLRSKSVELLHNDRNSEIITFLFQKGFLVRESVDEFQMATAQKYNLLSFNRTLELILMPNEDCNFRCVYCYEDFVKSEMKESVQKGVLKYLEKTLPRYNSLVINWFGGEPLKSFNIIKKMSPQIIEICKKNNVHYRAGMTTNGYLLDKDKFEQLMEYEVRSFQITLDGTAETHDRYRVGTLGEKTFDTILSNLIQMKHSPEKFHVTIRSNINDEVATTMNQYISMIGELFVEDSRFTLHFSSIENLKREQTSDIHLCDKKELYTFYDKAKEEGFNFDYYKQYLQPGGSECYASNPSSLVIGSDGMIYKCTVAFNNPYNHVGDILENGDVVIDQEKWSLWTTGGVNEDPACTKCFFRPSCQGNACPLKRIESGITPCPPIKKNVKKYMKLVNGDYSVHASTCESKVKA, from the coding sequence TTGGTTATAACTGATGAAATTGCTGTTGCACAAAATATACTTAAGCCGTCACGTTTTAATGTAATGAGTCAAGATGGGGACAGACTCCGATTATATAATTCTTATCGCGGGAAAATCGCTGTTTTTGACGGTGATCAAGCAGAGCGCGTAAAGAGTGTACTGAGATCAAAATCAGTGGAATTATTACATAATGACAGGAACTCTGAGATTATAACTTTTTTATTTCAAAAAGGTTTTCTTGTACGTGAGAGTGTAGATGAGTTTCAAATGGCTACCGCGCAAAAATATAATTTGTTGTCCTTTAACCGGACCCTTGAACTTATCTTGATGCCGAATGAAGATTGCAATTTTCGTTGTGTCTATTGTTATGAGGATTTTGTTAAATCGGAAATGAAGGAATCGGTTCAAAAGGGCGTTCTCAAGTATTTGGAGAAAACATTGCCGAGATATAATAGCCTGGTAATTAACTGGTTTGGCGGAGAACCACTGAAATCATTTAATATAATCAAAAAAATGTCGCCACAAATCATAGAGATTTGCAAGAAAAACAATGTTCATTATCGAGCGGGTATGACGACGAATGGTTATTTACTTGATAAAGATAAATTTGAGCAGCTAATGGAATATGAAGTGAGATCATTCCAAATAACGCTTGACGGAACAGCAGAAACGCATGACCGTTACCGGGTGGGGACATTAGGAGAAAAAACATTCGACACGATATTATCTAATCTTATTCAAATGAAACACAGTCCCGAAAAATTTCACGTCACTATACGCTCAAATATTAATGACGAAGTAGCCACGACGATGAATCAATATATTTCAATGATTGGAGAGTTATTTGTAGAGGATTCACGTTTTACTTTGCATTTCTCATCGATTGAAAATTTAAAAAGAGAACAGACCTCCGATATCCATTTATGCGATAAGAAAGAATTATATACTTTTTATGATAAAGCGAAAGAAGAAGGATTCAATTTCGATTATTACAAGCAATATTTACAACCGGGTGGCTCTGAATGCTACGCTTCCAATCCTTCTTCTCTAGTTATCGGCTCTGATGGAATGATCTATAAATGTACCGTTGCTTTTAATAATCCTTATAACCATGTTGGCGACATTTTAGAAAACGGTGATGTAGTAATCGATCAGGAGAAATGGAGTCTATGGACTACAGGAGGCGTTAATGAAGACCCTGCATGCACCAAATGCTTCTTTAGACCGTCTTGCCAAGGAAACGCCTGTCCGCTGAAACGTATCGAATCCGGAATAACTCCATGCCCTCCAATAAAAAAGAATGTGAAGAAATATATGAAACTCGTTAACGGAGATTACTCAGTCCATGCATCAACATGCGAAAGTAAGGTCAAAGCCTGA